A single window of Nasonia vitripennis strain AsymCx chromosome 4, Nvit_psr_1.1, whole genome shotgun sequence DNA harbors:
- the LOC100286828 gene encoding mismatch repair endonuclease PMS2 has product MDEPSATAEESKKISAISKEAVHRICSGQVVVDLAVAVKELVENSLDSGATSVEVKLIDYGKTCITVIDNGSGVLEKDFEGLGLKHHTSKLKDFSDLLQVETFGFRGEALSSLCSLSNMNIITRHSTSQYAFDLQFNKNGILTQKQECARNQGTTVNVSNIFKNLPVRSKEFEKNIKKEYTKMIQILYSYCLVSTGVKITCTNTVGNKPGSVVVSTHGSINVLDNITAVFGRKGKENLIEIELQSPSEEILQEYNLPNDISINFSWHCFVSSCSHTLGRSSPDRQFFYVNGRPCDPAKISRLINHIYHKYNNKQYPFVYLDIKLKQSCADVNVTPDKRTILFTQEQILLATIKSNFERTWSNMQGSFTVKTLEELNFKSYKRNISDSPENSPPSKKQTIRISNNSEKQKPVSIMEDIKAKLSKSDKLSKLNNSSKSKAETSAVNKDILIKDVFKTIKENYLENEKNETCEVKINANHCEKINVSNEKYQESELIGKNQMHSKNENNKAYKIEIDHHGQEDEYEEIHAGNEEDQETFENEFVIVKRKLPNPDWHTNLQIIKNSFYESIEKSKNKKEGGIKYRAKLDAKSSDIEKELQRELTKESFEKMQIIGQFNLGFILTSLDSDIFIVDQHASDEKYRFEKLSNETKLKTQKLILPKKLNFSVLNETILMENQRIFEENGFTFRIKDEGDPGNRVELTGMPVSYGWQFDLEDIEELIFIIREGGDDGTSTIIPRPTRVRQMLASRACRSAVMIGKALNFTDMQRLLKQMSQMKNPWNCPHGRPTLRHLLSLNLLYQ; this is encoded by the exons ATGGATGAACCTTCAGCAACAGCAGAAGAATCAAAGAAAATCTCAGCAATAAGTAAAGAAGCAGTTCATCGTATATGTTCGGGACAG GTAGTGGTTGACCTTGCTGTAGCAGTCAAGGAACTAGTAGAAAATAGTTTAGACAGTGGTGCTACATCTGTAGAAGTCAAATTGATTGATTATGGGAAAACTTGTATAACAGTAATTGACAATGGTAGTGGAGTTTTGGAAAAAGATTTTGAAGGGCTTG GTTTAAAACATCATACATCCAAACTAAAAGATTTTTCTGACTTGTTACAAGTTGAAACATTTGGCTTTCGTGGTGAAGCCTTAAGTTCACTTTGTTCATTATCCAATATGAACATTATTACCAGACACTCAACTTCTCAGTATGCTTttgatttacaatttaataaaaatggcATTTTAACACAGAAACAAGAGTGTGCAAGGAATCAAGGCACAACAGTTAATGtcagtaatatttttaaaaatttacctGTTAGATCcaaagaatttgaaaaaaatataaaaaaagaatatactAAAATGATACAGATTTTGTACAGTTATTGCTTAGTTTCTACAGGTGTGAAAATTACTTGCACTAACACAGTAGGAAATAAACCTGGTAGTGTTGTAGTTTCAACACATGGATCCATAAACGTGTTAGATAATATTACTGCTGTTTTTGGACGAAAAGGTAAAGAGaatttaattgaaattgaATTGCAATCGCCGAGTGAAGAGATTCTACAAGAATATAATTTGCCAaatgatatttcaataaatttttcatgGCACTGCTTTGTAAGCAGTTGTAGTCACACATTAGGACGATCCTCTCCAGATaggcaatttttttatgtcaATGGTAGACCTTGTGATCCTGCAAAAATTAGCAGACTTATAAATCATATATATCATAAGTATAATAACAAACAATATCCATTCGTATACTtggatataaaattaaaacaaagttGTGCTGATGTCAATGTAACACCAGATAAAAGAACAATACTGTTTACTCAAGAACAAATACTTCTTGCAActataaaatcaaattttgaaaGAACATGGAGTAATATGCAAGGATCATTTACTGTAAAAACCTTGGaagaattaaatttcaaatcttATAAACGTAATATATCGGATTCTCCAGAAAACAGCCCACCATCAAAAAAACAGACTATTAGAATTAGTAATAATAGTGAAAAGCAAAAACCTGTTTCTATAATGGAAGATATCAAAGCTAAATTAAGCAAATCAGATaaattaagtaaattaaataattcaagTAAATCAAAAGCAGAAACTTCTGCAGTTAACaaagatattttaataaaggacgtttttaaaacaataaaagaaaattatttggaaaatgaaaaaaatgaaacatgcgaagttaaaataaatgctAATCACTGTGAAAAAATCAATGTTAGTAATGAAAAATATCAAGAAAGTGAGTTAATAGGAAAAAATCAAATGcattcaaaaaatgaaaataataaagcctataaaatagaaatagaTCATCATGGTCAGGAAGATGAATATGAAGAAATACATGCtggtaatgaagaagatcAAGAAACTTTTGAGAATgaatttgttattgttaaaagaAAACTTCCAAATCCAGACTGGCATACGaatttacaaattattaaaaattcattttatgagagtattgaaaaatcaaagaataaaaaagaggGTGGGATAAAATACAGAGCTAAACTAGATGCTAAAAGTTCAGACATTGAAAAAGAACTTCAGAGAGAACTGACAAAAGAATCATTTGAAAAG ATGCAGATTATAGGTCAGTTCAATTTAGGATTTATATTGACAAGTCTGGATAgtgatatttttattgttgacCAGCATGCTAGCGatgaaaaatatcgttttGAAAAGTTATCTAATGAGACAAAGCTAAAAACTCAAAAATTGATACTCCccaaaaaattaaacttttccGTTTTGAATGAAACTATTCTTATGGAGAATCAACGTATATTTGAAGAGAATGGTTTTACGTTTCGTATAAAAGATGAAg GGGATCCTGGTAACAGAGTAGAACTCACAGGCATGCCTGTTAGTTATGGTTGGCAGTTTGATCTAGAAGATATAGAAGagctaatttttattatacgaGAAGGTGGTGATGATGGAACCAGTACAATTATTCCTCGACCTACTAGAGTACGACAAATGCTAGCGTCCAGAGCGTGCCGCAGCGCAGTCATGATAGGAAAAGCTTTGAATTTTACCGATATGCAACGATTATTAAAGCAAATGAGCCAAATGAAAAATCCTTGGAATTGTCCTCATGGAAGACCGACTTTACGACACTTGTTGTCATTGAACCTTTTGTACCAATAG